A region of Bifidobacterium adolescentis ATCC 15703 DNA encodes the following proteins:
- a CDS encoding ComEA family DNA-binding protein, translating to MGIFAFCGTHPICAIHTADGGTGMPAATKRLRGLGMPEKPSRPNSLTAMEAQSDEPSASHEPARPMPQRKTHDAKPTLAELAGVRPTDKPDEGERPKRDRPRLAFRPFHALMAILTLSCALCASLTMLVQQTIHYSELQHSRSQIRSQAQQQPQQAPQTEQTPAPQENGPTQDASTPDSHDGQDGAQQSNQLDLNTADLGELQTLKGVGPVTAQRILDYRTQIGRFDNVDQLLEVKGIGSKTLAKFRDQVCVR from the coding sequence ATGGGCATATTTGCATTTTGCGGCACTCACCCCATCTGTGCCATCCACACGGCGGACGGCGGCACTGGCATGCCGGCCGCCACGAAGCGGCTGCGGGGATTGGGCATGCCCGAAAAACCGTCCCGACCCAACAGCCTTACGGCCATGGAGGCGCAATCGGACGAACCGTCCGCATCACACGAACCCGCACGACCGATGCCGCAGCGGAAGACGCATGACGCGAAACCGACATTGGCGGAGCTCGCCGGCGTCCGGCCGACGGACAAACCCGACGAGGGGGAGCGGCCGAAACGCGACAGGCCACGATTGGCGTTCCGCCCGTTCCACGCGCTCATGGCGATCCTCACTTTGTCGTGCGCGCTGTGCGCGAGCCTGACCATGCTCGTCCAACAGACGATCCACTACAGCGAACTGCAGCATTCACGGTCGCAGATACGCTCACAGGCCCAACAGCAGCCGCAACAGGCCCCGCAAACGGAACAAACGCCGGCACCGCAAGAAAACGGGCCGACGCAGGACGCGTCCACACCGGACAGCCATGACGGGCAAGACGGAGCGCAGCAATCGAACCAGCTTGACCTCAACACCGCAGACCTAGGCGAATTGCAGACCCTCAAAGGCGTCGGACCGGTCACCGCGCAGCGCATCCTCGACTATCGAACGCAGATAGGACGGTTCGACAACGTCGACCAGCTTCTGGAAGTCAAGGGCATCGGTTCGAAGACTCTGGCGAAGTTCCGTGACCAAGTGTGCGTGAGATGA
- the leuS gene encoding leucine--tRNA ligase → MSDTEKSAQAQPNESAEPSFRYNAKLAQGIEEKWQKIWDDEGTFWAANVNGDLKDGKGHNAEGRPSYFAMDMFPYPSGKGLHVGHPLGYLATDVVSRYHRMKGENVLHAMGYDAFGLPAEQYAVQTGQHPRITTEQNIANMRRQLHRMGLSFDNRRSFATIDPGYVRWTQWIFSRIYDAWYDEDATNPSGSRGCARPISTLVEQFESGKRAIPGFEGKAWADLSEAEQADVLNDFRLAYISKSPVNWCPGLGTVLANEEVTAEGKSERGNFPVFQRELRQWSMRITAYGHRLIEDLDTIDWPEKVKLMQRNWIGESHGASVHFDVETPNGVKDMEIYTTRPDTLFGTTFAVVSPEHHLLEDVPAEWPAETPEDWKGGYATPVEAVKAYRLAAEAKTAKDRVDEAGEKTGLFTGLYAINPITGAKLPLFTADYVLMDYGTGAIMAVPGGDQRDYDFAVKFGLPVIYTVKPLPESGDDLANYEGKAPFVSHDGIVINSSIDATKAKGDSLSLDGLRVDEAIDKVNAWLESAGVGKGTVSYRLRDWLFSRQRYWGEPFPIVYGEDGTPHLLPDEQLPINLPDVPDYSPKTFDPEDAESDPEAPLSRNEDWVKVELDLGDGKKTYYRDTNTMPNWAGSCWYYMRYLDPTDTKHMVEKDEFDYWMGPDHNKTAGKSGGVDLYIGGVEHAVLHLLYSRFWHKVLFDLGYVDSMEPFHKLFNQGMIQAYAYTDDRGQYVPAAEVVEGPADANGEPTFTWNGQHANREFGKMGKSLKNIITPDDMYENYGADTFRLYEMGMGPLAESRPWNTRNVVGSMRFLQRLWRNVIDETTGEVRVTDGELDTKTLKLLNNTIADVTVEMEAMRPNTAIAKLIVLNNHLTSLDAVPRAAVEPLILMLSPIAPHICEELWSKLGHTESLAHADWPKADERYVGQDSVTAVVQIKGKVRAKLEVSPDIDPKELEKMALEAVADRLGGKEPRKVIVKAPKIVSIVPAE, encoded by the coding sequence ATGAGTGACACTGAGAAAAGCGCGCAGGCGCAACCGAACGAATCCGCCGAACCGTCGTTCCGCTACAACGCGAAGCTGGCGCAGGGCATCGAAGAGAAATGGCAGAAGATCTGGGATGACGAAGGCACCTTCTGGGCCGCCAACGTCAACGGCGACCTGAAGGACGGCAAGGGCCATAACGCAGAAGGCCGCCCGTCCTACTTCGCGATGGACATGTTCCCGTACCCGTCCGGCAAGGGCCTGCACGTCGGCCACCCGCTGGGCTACCTCGCCACCGACGTGGTCAGCCGCTACCACCGCATGAAGGGTGAGAACGTGCTGCACGCCATGGGCTACGACGCCTTCGGCCTGCCGGCCGAGCAGTATGCCGTGCAGACCGGCCAGCATCCGCGCATCACCACCGAACAGAACATCGCCAACATGCGCCGCCAGCTGCACCGCATGGGCCTGAGCTTCGACAACCGTCGTTCCTTCGCCACCATCGACCCCGGCTACGTGCGTTGGACCCAGTGGATCTTCTCCCGCATCTACGACGCCTGGTACGACGAGGACGCCACCAACCCGTCCGGCTCCAGGGGCTGCGCCCGCCCGATCAGCACGCTCGTCGAACAGTTCGAATCCGGCAAGCGCGCCATCCCGGGCTTCGAAGGCAAGGCCTGGGCCGACCTGAGCGAAGCCGAGCAGGCCGACGTGCTCAACGACTTCCGTCTGGCCTACATTTCCAAGTCCCCGGTCAACTGGTGCCCAGGCCTGGGCACCGTGCTCGCCAACGAGGAGGTCACCGCCGAAGGCAAGTCCGAACGCGGCAACTTCCCGGTGTTCCAGCGCGAACTGCGTCAGTGGTCCATGCGCATCACCGCATACGGCCACCGTCTGATCGAAGACCTCGACACCATCGACTGGCCTGAGAAGGTCAAGCTCATGCAGCGCAACTGGATCGGCGAATCCCACGGCGCTTCCGTGCATTTCGACGTCGAGACCCCGAACGGCGTCAAGGACATGGAGATCTACACCACCCGTCCCGACACCCTCTTCGGCACCACCTTCGCAGTCGTCTCCCCGGAACACCACCTGCTTGAGGACGTGCCTGCCGAATGGCCGGCGGAAACCCCCGAGGATTGGAAGGGCGGCTACGCCACCCCGGTCGAGGCCGTGAAGGCGTACCGTCTGGCCGCCGAAGCCAAGACCGCCAAGGACCGCGTGGACGAGGCGGGCGAGAAGACCGGCCTGTTCACCGGCCTGTACGCCATCAACCCGATCACCGGCGCTAAGCTGCCGCTGTTCACCGCCGACTATGTGCTCATGGACTACGGCACCGGCGCGATCATGGCAGTGCCGGGCGGCGATCAGCGCGATTACGATTTCGCCGTCAAGTTCGGCCTGCCGGTCATCTACACCGTCAAGCCGCTGCCGGAATCCGGCGACGACCTCGCCAACTATGAGGGCAAGGCGCCGTTCGTCTCCCATGACGGCATCGTCATCAACTCCTCCATCGACGCGACCAAGGCCAAGGGCGATTCCCTAAGCCTCGACGGCCTGCGCGTGGACGAGGCCATCGACAAGGTCAACGCCTGGCTCGAATCCGCCGGCGTCGGCAAGGGCACCGTCAGCTACCGTCTACGCGACTGGCTGTTCAGCCGCCAGCGCTACTGGGGCGAGCCGTTCCCGATCGTCTACGGCGAGGACGGCACTCCGCACCTGCTTCCCGACGAGCAGCTGCCGATCAACCTGCCGGACGTGCCGGACTACAGTCCGAAGACCTTCGACCCGGAGGACGCCGAATCCGACCCGGAGGCTCCGCTGAGCCGCAACGAGGACTGGGTCAAGGTCGAGCTCGACCTGGGCGACGGCAAGAAGACCTACTACCGCGACACCAACACCATGCCGAACTGGGCCGGCTCCTGCTGGTACTACATGCGTTACCTCGACCCGACCGACACCAAGCACATGGTGGAGAAGGACGAGTTCGACTACTGGATGGGTCCGGACCACAACAAGACCGCCGGCAAGTCCGGCGGCGTGGACTTGTACATCGGCGGCGTCGAACACGCCGTGCTGCACCTGCTGTACTCCCGCTTCTGGCACAAGGTGCTGTTCGACCTCGGCTACGTCGACTCCATGGAACCGTTCCACAAGCTGTTCAACCAGGGCATGATCCAGGCATACGCCTACACCGACGACCGCGGCCAGTACGTGCCGGCCGCCGAAGTGGTGGAAGGTCCCGCCGACGCCAACGGCGAGCCGACGTTCACATGGAACGGCCAGCATGCCAACCGCGAGTTCGGCAAGATGGGCAAGAGCCTGAAGAACATCATCACGCCTGACGACATGTATGAGAACTACGGCGCGGACACCTTCCGCCTGTACGAGATGGGCATGGGCCCGCTGGCCGAATCCCGTCCATGGAACACCCGCAACGTGGTCGGCTCCATGCGTTTCCTGCAGCGCCTGTGGCGTAACGTCATCGACGAGACCACCGGCGAGGTGCGCGTCACCGACGGCGAGCTTGACACGAAGACGCTGAAGCTGCTTAACAACACGATCGCCGACGTGACCGTCGAGATGGAGGCCATGCGTCCGAACACGGCCATCGCCAAGCTCATCGTGCTCAACAACCATCTGACCAGCCTCGACGCCGTGCCGCGCGCCGCCGTCGAACCGCTGATCCTGATGCTCTCTCCGATCGCCCCGCACATCTGCGAGGAACTGTGGAGCAAGCTCGGCCACACCGAATCCCTGGCGCACGCCGACTGGCCGAAGGCCGACGAACGTTACGTCGGACAGGATTCCGTCACCGCGGTCGTGCAGATCAAGGGCAAGGTGCGCGCCAAGCTCGAGGTCTCCCCGGACATCGATCCGAAGGAGCTGGAGAAGATGGCGCTCGAAGCCGTCGCCGACCGACTGGGCGGCAAGGAGCCACGCAAGGTCATCGTCAAGGCTCCGAAGATCGTCTCCATCGTTCCCGCGGAATGA
- a CDS encoding transporter substrate-binding domain-containing protein, which yields MMGKARYVAAAACAALLAAGAGACGTSVSVVTEGAAQGPTIAIGVAADQPGLGYLHGGEYSGFDIDVAKYVAKTLGYAEKQIVFKQLSPAMRASALTDGTVDMVVDSFSMDGTHDGEADVAGPYLTVREALLVRSDSASEITGTDSLSDKTVCAVAGSAADDNIRNRTKNTRTTVAERDTYPQCMTALMIGEADAVAADDAISAGLASNNTGDHLKIVDVPDTTWSYGIAVKSGQDELVGQIDAALRAMVKDGSWQKAAADMGKSIGYTPDASMNPPKATAKAPSSGASAASEK from the coding sequence ATGATGGGAAAAGCGCGATACGTGGCCGCGGCGGCATGCGCGGCATTACTTGCGGCCGGCGCCGGCGCGTGCGGCACATCGGTTTCCGTGGTGACCGAAGGCGCGGCGCAGGGGCCGACAATCGCGATAGGAGTGGCCGCCGACCAGCCGGGGCTTGGATACCTGCATGGAGGCGAATACTCCGGTTTCGACATCGACGTGGCCAAATACGTGGCGAAAACCCTCGGATACGCGGAAAAGCAGATCGTGTTCAAACAGCTGTCCCCGGCCATGCGAGCCTCCGCGCTCACCGACGGCACGGTGGACATGGTCGTGGATTCCTTCTCCATGGACGGGACCCACGATGGTGAGGCCGACGTCGCCGGACCATATCTGACGGTCCGGGAGGCGCTGCTCGTCCGCTCCGACAGCGCATCCGAAATCACCGGGACCGACAGCCTGTCCGATAAAACCGTATGCGCGGTCGCTGGAAGCGCGGCGGACGACAACATCCGCAACCGCACGAAAAACACCCGCACGACGGTGGCGGAACGCGACACGTATCCGCAATGCATGACGGCGCTGATGATCGGCGAGGCCGACGCCGTCGCCGCCGACGACGCGATCTCGGCCGGACTGGCGTCGAACAACACAGGCGACCATCTGAAGATCGTCGACGTTCCCGACACCACCTGGTCCTACGGCATCGCCGTCAAATCAGGACAGGACGAGCTGGTCGGGCAAATCGACGCCGCATTGCGCGCCATGGTCAAGGACGGCTCGTGGCAGAAGGCCGCGGCCGACATGGGCAAGTCGATCGGATACACGCCCGACGCGTCCATGAATCCGCCGAAGGCAACGGCCAAGGCCCCGTCCTCCGGCGCGTCCGCGGCATCGGAAAAATAA
- a CDS encoding magnesium transporter CorA family protein yields the protein MLRMFRTINGQVEQIQKPENGSWLCLSAPTDVELANVSMETGIDLADLRAPLDDEERSRVDVEDDYTMIIVDIPTVEERGGRDWYETIPLSIIITQSAIITVCMQDTPVLHPFMEGTIRGFNTYMKTRFILQILYRNATMYLRYLRIIDRESDKLELKLRHSMQNREILMLLELSKTLVYFTTSLKSNEIVMEKLTTLPRLKQYPEDEDLLDDVITENKQAIEMANIYSGVLANMTDAFASIVSNNLNNVMRIFTIISITLSIPTLIFSMYGMNFQEGMLGMPLTDKPWGFAVIIGISLVLSAIVTWFLTRSRMFK from the coding sequence ATGTTGAGAATGTTCAGAACGATTAACGGCCAGGTGGAGCAAATCCAAAAACCGGAGAACGGCTCCTGGTTATGTCTCTCGGCGCCCACCGACGTGGAGCTCGCCAACGTGTCCATGGAAACCGGCATCGACCTGGCCGACCTGCGCGCCCCTCTGGATGACGAGGAACGCTCGCGCGTCGACGTCGAGGACGACTACACGATGATCATCGTGGACATTCCTACCGTGGAGGAACGCGGCGGCCGCGACTGGTACGAGACCATCCCGTTGTCGATCATCATCACCCAGTCCGCCATCATCACCGTCTGCATGCAGGACACGCCCGTGCTGCACCCGTTCATGGAAGGCACCATCCGCGGCTTCAACACATACATGAAGACCCGGTTCATCCTGCAGATCCTGTACCGCAACGCCACCATGTACCTGCGTTACCTGCGCATCATCGACCGCGAAAGCGACAAGCTCGAACTGAAGCTGCGCCACTCCATGCAGAACCGAGAGATCCTCATGCTGCTGGAACTGAGCAAGACATTGGTCTACTTCACCACATCCCTCAAATCGAACGAAATCGTCATGGAGAAGCTGACCACGCTGCCGAGGCTCAAGCAGTATCCGGAGGATGAGGACCTGCTCGACGACGTCATCACGGAAAACAAGCAGGCAATCGAGATGGCCAACATCTACAGCGGCGTTCTCGCCAACATGACCGACGCGTTCGCATCGATCGTGTCGAACAACCTGAACAACGTGATGCGCATCTTCACCATCATCTCCATCACCCTGTCGATTCCGACCCTGATCTTCTCCATGTACGGCATGAACTTCCAGGAAGGCATGCTCGGCATGCCCCTCACGGACAAGCCATGGGGCTTCGCGGTGATCATCGGCATCTCACTGGTCCTTTCGGCGATCGTCACCTGGTTCCTCACCCGGTCGCGCATGTTCAAGTGA
- a CDS encoding histidine phosphatase family protein, whose amino-acid sequence MIDEVLFLRHGRTAYNLARRLQGQIDIPLDIVGRWQADQSAYELAKTYYWAKVAHLAEHNDQLAQPTYEGAHLADISEINNAPATARRMLVVSSDLFRAQQTAHAFADLMGLDVELDPRLRERSFGEWEGMTREEICEHYADDYHSWRAHTGGETKHGVESRIHTGRRGAEAVRDIVAKHHDETMPTTLLLVGHGSWIVATVAVLLDMDPDDLNNVGAMRNAFWTRMTPHTDPRNADRPTWKLEEFNQGPAIASFADWENGPESLRAPGMPLWKPIIQ is encoded by the coding sequence ATGATCGACGAAGTACTGTTCCTGCGCCACGGACGCACCGCATACAATCTCGCCAGACGGCTGCAAGGACAAATCGACATTCCCCTCGACATCGTCGGACGGTGGCAGGCGGACCAAAGCGCGTACGAACTCGCCAAAACCTACTATTGGGCGAAAGTCGCGCATCTCGCCGAACATAACGACCAGCTCGCGCAACCCACGTATGAAGGCGCGCATCTCGCAGACATCAGCGAAATCAACAACGCGCCCGCCACGGCCCGCCGCATGCTCGTCGTCTCATCGGATCTGTTCCGCGCGCAGCAGACCGCGCACGCCTTCGCCGACCTCATGGGGCTGGACGTGGAACTCGACCCGCGTCTGCGCGAACGCAGCTTCGGCGAATGGGAGGGCATGACCCGCGAGGAGATCTGCGAGCATTACGCCGACGACTACCATTCCTGGCGCGCCCACACGGGAGGCGAAACCAAGCATGGCGTGGAAAGCCGCATCCATACGGGCCGACGCGGCGCGGAAGCCGTGCGCGACATCGTCGCCAAACACCATGACGAGACAATGCCTACCACATTGCTTCTCGTCGGCCACGGCTCATGGATCGTGGCCACCGTGGCGGTGCTGCTCGACATGGACCCCGACGATCTCAACAACGTCGGCGCGATGCGCAACGCCTTCTGGACGCGCATGACCCCGCACACCGACCCCAGGAACGCGGACCGTCCCACTTGGAAGCTTGAGGAATTCAACCAAGGCCCCGCCATCGCATCATTCGCCGACTGGGAGAACGGTCCCGAATCGTTGCGCGCGCCCGGCATGCCGCTGTGGAAGCCGATCATCCAATAA
- a CDS encoding histidine phosphatase family protein, whose translation MPRNVELDHDETMTPHVRSITLVRHGRTAYNAQHRLQGQIDIPLDEVGMWQVRQTASALRELYVDRHPEAACQLVVCSDLKRAAATAHAFADPLGLDVHPDVRVRERSFGDWEGIAVEELAKRFPEDYLSWAQFRGGELKYGAEPKQNVGRRGVEALNDWASKAGSDTDLYVFSHGAWISQTLQTLLGLSEVHGDFADILSMRNAHWVRLAPLELQGALRWRLVDYNHGPAIADTEQWEHPQL comes from the coding sequence ATGCCCAGAAACGTCGAACTCGACCATGATGAGACCATGACGCCACACGTGCGTTCCATCACACTGGTGCGCCACGGACGCACCGCATACAACGCGCAGCACAGGCTGCAGGGACAGATCGACATTCCGCTCGACGAAGTGGGTATGTGGCAGGTTCGCCAGACCGCGTCCGCATTGCGTGAACTGTACGTGGACCGTCATCCCGAAGCGGCATGCCAGCTGGTCGTCTGCTCCGATCTCAAACGCGCGGCCGCCACCGCCCACGCGTTCGCCGACCCGCTCGGACTCGACGTGCATCCCGACGTCCGTGTGCGAGAACGCAGCTTCGGCGATTGGGAAGGCATCGCCGTCGAAGAGCTCGCCAAACGGTTCCCCGAGGATTATCTGTCATGGGCCCAGTTCCGCGGCGGCGAGCTCAAGTATGGCGCAGAACCGAAGCAGAACGTCGGCAGGCGTGGCGTCGAGGCGTTGAACGATTGGGCGTCGAAGGCCGGCTCCGATACCGACCTGTACGTGTTCTCGCATGGTGCCTGGATCTCGCAGACGTTGCAGACGCTGCTGGGATTGAGCGAAGTGCATGGCGATTTCGCCGACATTCTGTCGATGCGCAACGCGCATTGGGTGCGGCTGGCGCCGTTGGAACTACAGGGCGCGCTGCGGTGGCGTCTGGTCGACTACAACCATGGTCCGGCGATCGCCGACACCGAGCAGTGGGAGCATCCGCAGCTATAG
- the rsfS gene encoding ribosome silencing factor, whose protein sequence is MPALQDSIDAIRIAAAAADRMKATDIVAFDVTEPLAITDAMLIASASNERQVLAVAEEIEKDLYLKAGKRQPRSREGLTEGQWVLLDYGDFVIHVMHQESREYYRLERLWKDCPSIDLQLEHAEGEQEPTASSEA, encoded by the coding sequence ATGCCTGCATTGCAAGATTCCATCGACGCCATCCGCATCGCCGCAGCCGCGGCCGACCGCATGAAGGCCACCGACATCGTGGCGTTCGACGTTACCGAACCATTGGCCATCACCGACGCGATGCTCATCGCCAGCGCCTCGAACGAACGCCAGGTGCTCGCCGTCGCCGAGGAAATCGAGAAGGACCTGTACCTCAAGGCCGGCAAACGCCAGCCGCGCTCCCGCGAAGGCCTGACCGAAGGCCAGTGGGTGCTGCTCGACTACGGTGATTTCGTCATCCACGTCATGCACCAGGAATCCCGCGAATACTACCGTCTCGAACGGTTGTGGAAGGACTGCCCGAGCATCGATCTGCAGCTCGAACACGCCGAGGGCGAGCAGGAGCCGACGGCTTCCAGCGAAGCGTGA
- the glmU gene encoding bifunctional UDP-N-acetylglucosamine diphosphorylase/glucosamine-1-phosphate N-acetyltransferase GlmU: MALSAAIILAAGEGTRMRSNKPKVLHTLAGKTFLNRVMDSVAALDPDTLAVVVHYQAERVAEAARSYNEHVTIVEQDDIPGTGRAVQCAMAQLTQKDDLDGAVLIAASDMPLLDTDTLDQLLAFHEKSGNGATVLTTILDDPTGYGRIIRDSEGNVLRIVEQKDANSSELAVREVNTSVYVFDAKLLAEAIANLKSNNAQGEFYLTDALEAAKANGAVGAFAAPDPLSVEGVNDRVQLAALAKAHNKRVCEHWMREGVTILDPDTTWIEDDVQIARDAVILPGCFLQGHTVIGEAAEVGPYTTLIGATIDAEAHVERSRVQETHIGRAANIGPWTYLRPGNELGEGSKAGAFVEMKKAHIGNGTKVPHLSYVGDADLGEHTNIGGGTITANYDGVHKHHTTIGSNVHVGAGNLFVAPVTVGDGVTTGAGSVVRHDVPSDSMVYSENTQHVVEGWKPEWER; encoded by the coding sequence ATGGCACTGAGCGCCGCAATCATCCTTGCCGCGGGCGAAGGCACCCGCATGCGTTCCAACAAACCGAAGGTGCTGCACACCTTGGCCGGCAAAACGTTCCTGAACCGTGTCATGGACTCCGTGGCGGCCCTTGACCCCGATACGCTCGCCGTGGTGGTCCACTACCAGGCCGAACGCGTCGCCGAAGCCGCACGCTCCTACAACGAGCACGTCACCATCGTCGAACAGGACGACATCCCCGGAACCGGCCGCGCCGTGCAATGCGCGATGGCGCAGCTCACGCAGAAGGACGATCTGGACGGCGCCGTGCTGATCGCCGCATCCGACATGCCGCTGCTCGACACCGACACGCTCGACCAGCTGCTCGCCTTCCACGAGAAAAGCGGCAACGGCGCGACCGTGCTCACCACCATCCTCGACGATCCGACCGGCTACGGCCGCATCATCCGCGACAGCGAAGGCAACGTGCTGCGCATCGTCGAACAAAAGGACGCCAACAGCAGCGAACTCGCCGTACGCGAAGTGAACACCTCCGTATACGTGTTCGACGCCAAACTGCTCGCCGAAGCCATCGCCAACCTCAAATCCAACAACGCGCAGGGCGAATTCTACCTGACCGACGCGCTCGAAGCCGCCAAAGCCAATGGAGCCGTCGGCGCTTTCGCCGCCCCCGACCCGCTAAGCGTGGAAGGCGTCAACGACCGCGTGCAGCTCGCCGCGCTCGCCAAGGCGCACAACAAGCGCGTGTGCGAGCATTGGATGCGCGAAGGCGTCACCATCCTCGACCCGGACACCACGTGGATCGAGGACGACGTGCAGATCGCACGCGACGCGGTGATCCTGCCCGGCTGCTTCCTCCAAGGCCATACGGTGATCGGCGAAGCCGCCGAAGTCGGCCCGTACACCACGCTGATCGGCGCCACCATCGACGCCGAAGCGCATGTGGAACGCTCCCGCGTGCAGGAGACGCACATCGGCCGCGCGGCCAACATCGGCCCGTGGACGTATCTGCGTCCGGGCAACGAGCTCGGCGAGGGAAGCAAGGCCGGCGCGTTCGTGGAAATGAAGAAGGCGCACATCGGCAACGGCACGAAGGTGCCGCACCTGAGCTATGTCGGCGACGCCGACCTGGGCGAGCACACCAACATCGGCGGCGGCACCATCACCGCCAACTATGACGGCGTGCACAAGCACCACACCACCATCGGATCGAACGTGCACGTCGGCGCGGGCAACCTGTTCGTCGCCCCCGTCACCGTCGGCGACGGCGTCACCACCGGAGCCGGCTCCGTGGTCCGCCACGACGTCCCGTCCGACTCCATGGTCTATTCCGAAAACACGCAACACGTAGTAGAGGGCTGGAAGCCCGAATGGGAGCGCTGA
- a CDS encoding DNA-deoxyinosine glycosylase, whose amino-acid sequence MRVEHGFGPVWDAGSRVLVLGSVPSPKSREMRFYYGHPRNRFWPVMAAVFHDDGCLRECRDPDQIVGLRRDFALRHHMALWDVIESCDIDGASDASIRNAVPNDLSPIIMRSKIAHVFTTGAKAAQLYRKLCVPLLRAHGLDGMPMTQLPSTSPANAKADLPGLVEAYGCVARSVSQAS is encoded by the coding sequence ATGCGTGTGGAACATGGATTCGGTCCGGTTTGGGATGCCGGATCGCGCGTGTTGGTGTTGGGTTCCGTGCCAAGTCCGAAGTCGCGTGAGATGCGGTTTTATTATGGTCATCCGCGCAATCGTTTCTGGCCGGTCATGGCGGCTGTTTTCCATGATGACGGTTGTCTGCGCGAGTGCCGGGACCCGGACCAGATTGTGGGGTTGCGTAGGGATTTCGCTTTGCGTCACCATATGGCGTTATGGGATGTGATTGAGTCGTGCGACATCGATGGAGCGAGCGATGCCAGTATCCGTAATGCGGTGCCCAATGATCTTTCCCCGATAATCATGCGATCGAAAATCGCCCATGTCTTCACCACTGGCGCGAAAGCCGCGCAACTGTACCGTAAGCTCTGCGTTCCGCTGCTTCGGGCGCATGGATTGGACGGCATGCCGATGACGCAGCTGCCATCCACCAGTCCGGCGAACGCCAAAGCCGACCTGCCCGGACTCGTCGAAGCGTACGGATGCGTCGCACGCTCCGTTTCGCAGGCGTCGTAA
- a CDS encoding aldo/keto reductase, translating to MLEPTTVYTPSPNRYDSMTYNHAGESGLKLPAISLGFWHNFGDTTPYDTMRRIVFTAFDNGITHFDLANNYGPEPGSAEKNCGRLLHEYFHHHRDELIISTKAGYEMWTGPYGDLGSRKYLLASLDQSLKRLNLDYVDIFYHHHMDPSTPLEETMGALATAVNSGKALYVGLSNYDGPTLEKATAILDEMHVPFIINQNRYNIFDRTVERNGLKETAHRLGKGLITFSPLAQGLLTNRYLNGVPADSRIAHDGRFLQQSALTPERLQQIRDLNDLAAERGQTLAEMSLAWLLHDGMVASVLVGASRPQQLIDNIGALRNTSFSDEELRRIDKISL from the coding sequence ATGCTCGAACCGACCACCGTCTATACGCCATCGCCAAACCGATACGACAGCATGACCTACAACCATGCCGGCGAAAGCGGCCTCAAACTGCCGGCCATATCCCTCGGCTTCTGGCACAACTTCGGCGACACCACCCCATACGACACCATGCGCCGCATCGTGTTCACCGCATTCGACAACGGCATCACCCACTTCGACCTGGCCAACAACTACGGCCCCGAACCCGGATCGGCCGAAAAAAACTGCGGACGACTCCTGCACGAATACTTCCACCACCACCGCGACGAACTCATCATCAGCACCAAAGCCGGCTACGAAATGTGGACCGGCCCCTACGGCGACCTCGGCAGCCGCAAATACCTGCTCGCCTCACTCGACCAAAGCCTCAAACGCCTCAACCTCGACTACGTGGACATCTTCTACCACCACCACATGGATCCATCCACACCACTCGAAGAGACCATGGGCGCGCTCGCCACGGCCGTGAACAGCGGCAAGGCGCTGTATGTGGGCCTGTCCAATTATGATGGCCCCACACTCGAGAAGGCCACCGCCATTTTGGATGAGATGCATGTGCCGTTCATCATCAACCAGAACCGTTACAACATCTTCGACCGCACCGTGGAACGCAATGGGCTCAAGGAGACCGCGCACCGTCTTGGCAAGGGACTCATCACTTTCTCCCCGCTCGCCCAGGGACTGTTGACCAACCGGTATCTGAACGGCGTTCCGGCGGACAGCAGAATCGCACATGACGGACGATTCCTGCAGCAGAGCGCGTTGACGCCGGAACGGCTTCAGCAGATTCGCGACCTGAACGATCTGGCCGCCGAGCGTGGACAGACGCTCGCCGAAATGTCGCTGGCTTGGCTGCTGCACGACGGCATGGTGGCTTCGGTGCTGGTCGGAGCGTCCCGTCCACAGCAGCTGATCGACAACATCGGTGCGCTTAGAAACACTTCGTTCAGCGACGAGGAGCTCCGGCGTATCGACAAGATTTCACTGTAG